A genomic window from Mustela erminea isolate mMusErm1 chromosome 16, mMusErm1.Pri, whole genome shotgun sequence includes:
- the LOC116575118 gene encoding protein cornichon homolog 4-like, which translates to MLVSLHWFIFLLNVPVATWNIYRFIMVPSGNMGVFDPMEIHNRVQLKSHMKEAMIKLGFHLLCFFMYLYSMILALIND; encoded by the coding sequence ATGCTCGTTTCACTGCACTGGTTCATCTTCCTTCTCAACGTGCCTGTTGCCACTTGGAATATATATCGGTTCATTATGGTGCCGAGTGGGAACATGGGAGTGTTTGATCCGATGGAGATACACAACCGGGTGCAGCTGAAGTCACACATGAAGGAAGCCATGATCAAGCTTGGCTTCCACCTGCTCTGTTTCTTCATGTATCTTTATAGTATGATTTTAGCTTTGATAAATGACTGA